Proteins encoded in a region of the Chelonoidis abingdonii isolate Lonesome George chromosome 2, CheloAbing_2.0, whole genome shotgun sequence genome:
- the FBXL6 gene encoding F-box/LRR-repeat protein 6 — translation MEEPRTAENLREAGASSEPSGTGQNASKKQSTKATGRPGPGDARKTSKRKAAFKAPRRVAPDYFVHETDNDMLLIIANIGDGQNRPPRKVAKRKHQAPAKKQPLQCVQRTGMAGGRKREKGGAPAAKEPVPRGRAEESGEVAGASWGERLPVEILVRIFQSLVASEGAVPLLCRVARVCRLWYGAASNPLLWQKVSIGFCWVEPGKKQPPQTEKRILSTMEWLVLNRFSLLRDFALCHWKNHVPVVLQALAESCPLLLSLKLTHCRGVTTKSLSALAERCPRLESLNLQNSQVDSSAVVSFLEAAGSRIRQLWLTYSSRMNAIITTLSSGCCLGLRLLEVNTEIKQSSQHLQLSVEQLQAACQQLQVLRLLNVIWSVKPSSRSTPTALGFPRLEELCLATTSYSFVSDSVLQKILQASTRLRVLDLRGCFRVTPKGLQELPCPDLEQLYLGLYCSDNHLLLPSVGSHLLTWKWHHSLQELDLAGQSFSEHDLERAMAAFGQGSSRAALRSLSLTGTKVTVSTVSALIISCPALSYLNLCSCRYLPRGMKKVYRGQDDIRQCLSKLLASADEPAAAQDTS, via the exons ATGGAAGAGCCCAGGACAGCAGAGAActtgagagaggctggggcctCTTCAGAACCGTCCGGCACAGGCCAGAATGCTTCCAAGAAACAGAGCACCAAGGCAACTGGGAGACCGGGACCAGGGGATGCCAGAAAGACCTCTAAAAGGAAGGCGGCTTTCAAGGCCCCCAGGAGAGTGGCCCCGGACTACTTTGTTCATGAGACGGACAATGACATGCTTCTGATCATTGCCAACATCGGTGACGGGCAAAACCGCCCTCCCAGGAAAGTGGCAAAGAGAAAGCACCAAGCGCCAGCAAAGAAGCAGCCGCTGCAGTGCGTCCAAAGGACTGGCatggcaggagggagaaagagagagaaaggaggggctCCTGCTGCCAAGGAGCCTGTGCCTAGGGGCCGGGCTGAAGAAAGTGGGGAAGTTGCTGGGGCTTCCTGGGGAGAGCGCCTCCCAGTAGAAATCCTCGTGCGGATCTTCCAGTCTTTGGTGGCATCCGAGGGGGCCGTGCCCTTGCTCTGCAG GGTGGCCCGTGTGTGCCGACTGTGGTACGGGGCAGCCTCCAATCCCTTGCTGTGGCAGAAGGTGTCAATTGGCTTCTGCTGGGTGGAGCCTGGCAAAAAGCAGCCTCCCCAGACCGAGAAGAGAATCCTCAGCACGATGGAGTGGCTGGTCCTGAACAG GTTTTCACTTCTCCGGGACTTTGCTCTTTGTCACTGGAAGAACCATGTGCCTGTTGTCCTGCAG GCCCTTGCGGAGTCCTGCCCCCTTCTCCTGTCCCTCAAGTTGACCCACTGCAGAGGAGTGACCACCAAGTCTCTGAGCGCACTGGCCGAACGCTGCCCCCGGCTGGAAAGCTTAAACCTGCAGAATTCCCAG GTTGACTCCTCAGCTGTAGTGAGCTTTCTGGAGGCCGCTGGCTCTCGGATCCGGCAGCTCTGGCTGACGTACAGCAGCCGAATGAATGCCATCATCACCACACTCTCG AGTGGTTGCTGCCTTGGGCTGCGGCTCCTGGAGGTGAACACGGAGATCAAGCAGAGCAGCCAGCACCTCCAGCTCTCAGTAGAACAGCTGCAGGCGGCCTGCCAGCAGCTGCAG GTGCTGCGTCTGCTCAATGTGATCTGGTCCGTGAAGCCGAGCTCTCGGTCCACCCCCACCGCCTTGGGCTTCCCTCGTTTAGAGGAGCTGTGCCTGGCCACCACCTCTTATTCCTTTGTAAGTGACAGCGTCCTGCAGAAGATCCTGCAGGCCTCCACCAGGCTGCGGGTGCTGGACCTGCGTGGCTGCTTCCGCGTGACACCCAaggggctgcaggagctgccGTGCCCTG ACCTAGAGCAGCTGTACCTGGGCCTATACTGCAGCGATaaccacctgctcctgccctcggTGGGCAGCCATCTGCTCACCTGGAAGTGGCACCACAGCCTGCAGGAGCTCGATCTGGCAGGGCAGAGCTTCAGCGAGCACGACCTGGAGCGCGCCATGGCTGCCTTCGGGCAGGGCAGCAGCCGGGCAGCCCTGCGATCCCTCAGCCTGACCGGGACCAAGGTCACCGTGAGCACGGTCAG TGCCCTGATCATCAGCTGTCCTGCCCTGAGCTACCTCAACCTGTGTTCCTGCCGCTACCTGCCCCGGGGCATGAAGAAGGTGTACCGGGGCCAAGACGACATCCGCCAGTGCTTGAGCAAGCTGCTGGCCAGCGCCGACGAGCCGGCAGCTGCACAGGATACGTCGTAA